A window from Gossypium raimondii isolate GPD5lz chromosome 7, ASM2569854v1, whole genome shotgun sequence encodes these proteins:
- the LOC105803959 gene encoding mediator of RNA polymerase II transcription subunit 19a isoform X1: MDPEGKKFGGGPRELSGAVDLISHYKLLPHHDFFCKRPLPVSISDTHYLHNVVGDTEIRKGEGMQLDQLIQNTSHNRDSNVRIQPFDLDILKEAFQLSETTPVELSVSEKGIPTIAGKSKSEAKDKDRKHKKHKDRDKDKDKEHKKHKHRHKDKDRSKDKDKEKKKDRSGHHDSGADHSKKHHEKKRKHDGDEDLSDVHRHKKSKHKSSKIDEVGAIKVAG, from the exons ATGGATCCTGAAGGCAAGAAATTTGGAGGAG GACCGAGGGAACTTAGCGGTGCTGTTGATCTTATAAGTCACTATAAGTTATTGCCTCACCATGACTTCTTCTGCAAGAGACCTCTTCCAGTATCAATCTCAGATACACATTATCTTCATAATGTGGTGGGAGATACTGAAATTAGAAAAGGAGAAGGGATGCAGCTGGACCAGCTTATTCAGAATACATCTCATAACAGAGACTCTAATGTCCGTATACAGCCTTTTGACCTTGATATTCTTAAGGAGGCTTTCCAGCTGAGTGAAACCACTCCTGTTGAATTGTCAGTG AGTGAAAAAGGGATTCCTACTATTGCTGGGAAGTCAAAGAGTGAAGCTAAAGATAAAGACAGGAAGCATAAAAAGCACAAGGACCGAGATAAGGACAAGGATAAAGAGCATAAGAAGCACAAGCACCGTCATAAAGATAAAGATCGAAGTAAAGATAAAGAcaaggaaaaaaagaaggatAGAAGTGGGCATCATGATTCTGGTGCTGATCACTCAAAAAAGCACCATGAAAAG aAAAGGAAGCATGATGGAGATGAAGATCTTAGTGATGTTCACAGACACAAAAAAAGTAAG CATAAAAGCTCAAAAATTGATGAAGTTGGTGCAATTAAAGTAGCAGGCTGA
- the LOC105803959 gene encoding mediator of RNA polymerase II transcription subunit 19a isoform X2: MDPEGKKFGGGPRELSGAVDLISHYKLLPHHDFFCKRPLPVSISDTHYLHNVVGDTEIRKGEGMQLDQLIQNTSHNRDSNVRIQPFDLDILKEAFQLSETTPVELSVSEKGIPTIAGKSKSEAKDKDRKHKKHKDRDKDKDKEHKKHKHRHKDKDRSKDKDKEKKKDRSGHHDSGADHSKKHHEKKRKHDGDEDLSDVHRHKKT, encoded by the exons ATGGATCCTGAAGGCAAGAAATTTGGAGGAG GACCGAGGGAACTTAGCGGTGCTGTTGATCTTATAAGTCACTATAAGTTATTGCCTCACCATGACTTCTTCTGCAAGAGACCTCTTCCAGTATCAATCTCAGATACACATTATCTTCATAATGTGGTGGGAGATACTGAAATTAGAAAAGGAGAAGGGATGCAGCTGGACCAGCTTATTCAGAATACATCTCATAACAGAGACTCTAATGTCCGTATACAGCCTTTTGACCTTGATATTCTTAAGGAGGCTTTCCAGCTGAGTGAAACCACTCCTGTTGAATTGTCAGTG AGTGAAAAAGGGATTCCTACTATTGCTGGGAAGTCAAAGAGTGAAGCTAAAGATAAAGACAGGAAGCATAAAAAGCACAAGGACCGAGATAAGGACAAGGATAAAGAGCATAAGAAGCACAAGCACCGTCATAAAGATAAAGATCGAAGTAAAGATAAAGAcaaggaaaaaaagaaggatAGAAGTGGGCATCATGATTCTGGTGCTGATCACTCAAAAAAGCACCATGAAAAG aAAAGGAAGCATGATGGAGATGAAGATCTTAGTGATGTTCACAGACACAAAAAAA CATAA
- the LOC105803953 gene encoding acyl-coenzyme A thioesterase 2, chloroplastic has protein sequence MEFNCSSPTTIPVVSTFASPFDTSAAVNGSDSTSTRKPISLWPGMYHSPVTNALWEAKSQIFERLLDPPKDAPPQSELLTKTPSQSRTSILYNLSSDYILREQYRDPWNEVRIGKLLEDLDALAGTISVKHCSDDDSTTRPLLLVTASVDKIVLKKPISVDIDLKIVGSVIWVGRSSIEIQLEVIQSTKENSDVSDSVALTANFIFVARDSKTGKAAPVNRLSPETEREKFLFEEAEARSKLRKRKRVDRREFEHGEINRLEALLAEGRIFCDMPALADRDSILLKDTHLENALICQPQQRNIHGRIFGGFLMHRAFELAFSTAYAFAGLVPCFLEVDHVDFLRPVDVGDFLRLKSCVLYTELENPDQPLINVEVVAHVTRPEIRTSEVSNTFYFTFSVRPEAKATKNGFKIRNVVPATEEEARRILERMDAEMLTRKSQ, from the exons ATGGAGTTTAATTGCTCATCTCCTACCACCATCCCTGTGGTTTCAACTTTTGCATCTCCCTTTGACACTTCTGCCGCTGTCAATGGCTCAGACTCCACGTCAACCAGGAAGCCCATCAGCCTATGGCCAGGAATGTACCATTCACCAGTAACCAATGCTTTATGGGAAGCCAAGTCCCAAATCTTTGAGAGACTCCTTGACCCACCAAAAGATGCACCCCCACAGAGCGAGTTGCTCACCAAAACCCCTTCTCAAAGCAGGACCAGCATCCTTTATAATTTATCATCAGACTACATTTTGAGAGAACAGTACAGGGATCCCTGGAATGAAGTTAGAATTGGGAAGTTGCTTGAAGACCTTGATGCTTTAGCTGGGACTATCTCTGTCAag CATTGTTCAGATGATGATAGCACAACAAGGCCTCTTTTGCTGGTAACAGCTTCTGTTGACAAGATTGTTTTGAAGAAGCCTATTAGTGTTGATATTGATCTCAAAATAGTTGGTTCTGTCATATGGGTTGGGAGGTCATCAATTGAGATTCAACTAGAAGTCATTCAGTCCACGAAAG AAAACTCGGATGTTTCGGACTCTGTAGCTCTAACAGCCAACTTCATCTTTGTGGCCCGTGACTCTAAGACTGGGAAAGCTGCTCCTGTTAACCGGCTTTCACCAGAAACTGAACGTGAGAAGTTTCTATTTGAAGAAGCTGAAGCTAGAagcaaattaagaaaaagaaaaagagtagaTAGAAGAGAATTTGAACATGGGGAGATAAATAGACTGGAAGCACTCTTGGCTGAGGGCCGAATCTTCTGTGATATGCCAGCCTTAGCTGATAGAGACAGCATTCTTTTAAAGGATACCCATCTTGAAAATGCCCTGATCTGCCAACCACAGCAGCGCAACATTCATGGTCGAATTTTTGGAGGTTTTTTAATGCATCGAGCTTTTGAGTTAGCTTTCTCAACAGCTTATGCATTTGCTGGACTAGTACCTTGCTTTTTGGAAGTTGATCATGTTGATTTCTTAAGGCCT GTTGACGTAGGGGATTTCCTTCGTCTAAAATCATGTGTTCTGTACACGGAACTTGAGAACCCTGATCAACCACTAATTAATGTTGAAGTTGTTGCTCATGTTACAAGGCCGGAGATCAGAACAAGTGAG GTATCGAATACATTTTATTTCACATTCTCCGTACGGCCAGAGGCAAAGGCCACCAAGAATGGATTTAAGATTCGAAATGTAGTTCCTGCTACAGAGGAAGAAGCACGTCGAATTTTAGAGCGCATGGATGCGGAGATGCTGACACGGAAAAGCCAGTGA